Proteins encoded in a region of the Zea mays cultivar B73 chromosome 4, Zm-B73-REFERENCE-NAM-5.0, whole genome shotgun sequence genome:
- the LOC103653536 gene encoding glycogen debranching enzyme: MYGSLLFFQERLVMIAGSWYKTIILVCGSSCLPGLPVGTLCGQVRKRYPKGDAKEIKIHKIKDFLLTARRNDAHFVKIKRSKDVVKFKVRPLQVQPVPPNSAPAFTHRNSDIGKRKLESPASGMATGEEHVAAPAVEDTLEKKQASTTELPAPSGWTKKGVPMFYMGDEYGHTKGGNNNTYCHDHYVNYFCWDKKEEQSSDLYRFCRLMTKFRK; encoded by the exons ATGTATGGATCACTGCTATTTTTTCAGGAACGGTTGGTGATGATAGCTGGTAGCTGGTACAAGACAATCATTTTAGTTTGTGGTTCGTCATGCTTGCCTGGTTTACCAG ttggtacACTATGTGGACAGGTTAGGAAGAGATACCCCAAGGGTGATGCTAAGGAGATAAAG ATCCACAAGATCAAGGACTTCCTTCTCACGGCGAGGAGGAATGATGCCCATTtcgtgaagatcaagaggagcaagGATGTTGTCAAGTTCAAGGTGCGCCCATTGCAAGTCCAACCTGTTCCCCCCAATTCAGCACCAGCCTTTACGCATCGCAACAGCGATATCGGGAAGAGGAAACTCGAAAGCCCGGCGAGCGGTATGGCAACCGGCGAGGAGCATGTGGCGGCGCCGGCGGTCGAGGATACGTTAGAGAAGAAGCAGGCCAGCACAACCGAGCTGCCCGCACCCTCGGGCTGGACGAAGAAG GGAGTTCCAATGTTCTACATGGGCGATGAATATGGTCACACAAAGGGAGGGAACAACAATACGTACTGCCATGACCATTAT GTCAATTATTTCTGTTGGGATAAGAAGGAAGAACAATCCTCTGATTTGTACAGATTCTGCCGTCTCATGACCAAATTCCGCAAGTAA